The segment ACCCGCTTCCCCGGCCTCCTCGCGGCCGTACTCGCCGAGAACGGCCGCCGGACCCACTGACCGGCCCCCGCCGCGCCGGCAACTTCCCCGCGGGCGCCCGCGCGGAAGCTGCCGGACCGCGCCCGGAAGTACCGGCAGGTGACCGCCCCGGCGCCCGGCCGCTACCGCGCCGCACCGAAGCGCACCGGGCCCGCCACCGGACCCCGCACCCGCACCCGCCCCCGAAACGACAGCATCACCCATTCACAAAAGGAGTGCCGCATACAGAAAATGACTACTCCATGGGTAGGCTGTGGTCATGGCGATGAGCACGGAAGACACCCTCAGACTCACGGTGGCCGCGATCATGCAGCTCACGCGGGAGCGCCAGACCGACGTCGGCGCCGGGACCGGCCTGAGCCAGCTTCAGATCAGCCGGAAACAGAGCGGCAGGACATCCTGGACCCTCGGCGACGTCGACGCGCTCTCCGCCCACTGGGGCATCCCCGTCCTCGACCTCCTGGCCGGCCCCACCCGCGCCACCGCCGAACTCCCCGCCGACCGCATCGCCACCGCGGGAACCCAGACCGCCGTCCCCCTGCCCGGCACACCGCCCGGCCCGCCCCCCGCGGCCCCCCACGGCACCGAACGGACCGCCGCGCCCGCCCCCACCGCCGAAGCCCCGTCGCCCGCCCCCACCGAACCGCCCCCACCCCTGCCCCTGCCCCCGGCAGCCTCTTCCACCGAGCCCGGGCAGACGTCCCCCCAGGCCCCGGCCGCCCGGGCCGTGCCGCACCGGCCGGCCCCCGCCGGGCCGCTGACCGACCGGATCCGCACCGCCGTCGAACACCGGCTGGCCGACGCGAACGGCGATATCGACGCCGCCCGCGCCACGCTGATCAAACACGCGATTCCCGACGTCATGACCCTGTTCGCCGCCTCCCGCGTCGGCGGCCGCTACGAACACACCGAATTCCCCCCGACCCAGGACATCCTCCAAAAACGCTCCCAGAAAGGCGCGGACCAGATCTGGGAAGGCCGCCCGAAATGGCGCTCCACCGAAATCCACCAGGCCGCCCGCGCCGGACACATCCACCTCGGCGTCACCACCCTCGACATCAACGGCGCCTACCTCGCCGCCCTCAAGACCTGGCTCCCCATCGGCCGGCTCACCCACACCGAAACCGGCGCCCACGACCCCAAACGCGCCGGCGTCCACCGCATCACCCCACCCGACTGGACCCTCACCGACCTCCCCTCACCCCTCGGCGCCCGCCAGGAACCCGGCCCCCTCTGGATCACCGAACCCACCCTCCGACTCCTCCTGCGCTGCGCCCGCCAAGGCCTGTGCGACGCCCCGGTCATCCACGAATCATGGACCTCCGGAGCCAGCGAGGGACTGCTGGAGAAAATGCGCCGGGCCCTCGCGGACACCCGGAAGACCGCCATCGAGACCGGCGACGACCTGACACTCGATTACATCAAAGCCATGTATTCCAAGTTCGTCTCCACCATCGGCGAATCCACCGCGAACCGGGAAATCCGCCGGCCCGACTGGATGCACATCATCCG is part of the Streptomyces qinzhouensis genome and harbors:
- a CDS encoding acyltransferase, which encodes MAMSTEDTLRLTVAAIMQLTRERQTDVGAGTGLSQLQISRKQSGRTSWTLGDVDALSAHWGIPVLDLLAGPTRATAELPADRIATAGTQTAVPLPGTPPGPPPAAPHGTERTAAPAPTAEAPSPAPTEPPPPLPLPPAASSTEPGQTSPQAPAARAVPHRPAPAGPLTDRIRTAVEHRLADANGDIDAARATLIKHAIPDVMTLFAASRVGGRYEHTEFPPTQDILQKRSQKGADQIWEGRPKWRSTEIHQAARAGHIHLGVTTLDINGAYLAALKTWLPIGRLTHTETGAHDPKRAGVHRITPPDWTLTDLPSPLGARQEPGPLWITEPTLRLLLRCARQGLCDAPVIHESWTSGASEGLLEKMRRALADTRKTAIETGDDLTLDYIKAMYSKFVSTIGESTANREIRRPDWMHIIRSQAFANLWMKANKAHTAGLTVVEMSGTDELHIAGEWQSVFAQGRDLSQVKPKYTYTLGKDEA